The following nucleotide sequence is from Saccharothrix texasensis.
GCCGATATCCGAGGAGCAGCACAATGGGAAAGTTCAGGGCGGGGGTCGCTGCCGCCGCGGTGGTCCTCGTCGCCGCGTGCGGCACTGACGCGACCGACTCCGGTGCGGACGGGAAGATCGACGGCAAGATCACCGTCCTGACGAACCGCACCGACCTGGTCGACACGAAGTTCAAGGAGTACGCGGAGCAGTTCAAGCAGCTGCACCCTGATGTCGAGGTGGTCTTCGAGGGCATCACGGACTACGACAACGAAGTCAAGATCCGGATGAGCACGGACAACTACGGCGACGTGCTGCTGATCCCGAACTCGATCACTTCGCTGTCGGACCTGCCGGACTACTTCGAGCCGCTGGGCTCGGTGTCGGAGCTGGGGCAGAAGTACCGGTTCGTCACCGAGAAGGCGTTCGAGGACAAGGTCTACGGCCTCGCGGTGACGGGCAACGCGTTCGGCTTCGCCTACAACAAGAAGGTCTGGGCCGCCGCAGGCGTGACCGCACCGCCCGAGACGCCGGAGGACTTCCTCGACGCGCTGCGCGACATCAAGGACAAGACCGACGCGGTCCCGCTGTACACGAACTACCGCAACGGCTGGCCGCTGACCCAGTGGCAGGACGCACGCGGCTCGGTCAGCGCCGACCCGCAGGTGTCGAACAAGATGGCCGCGGACGACTCGCCCTGGGCCGAGGGCAAGACCCAGCACACCATCGACTCACTGCTGTTCGACGTGGTCGCGAACAAGCTCGCCGAGGACGACCCGCTCACCACCGACTGGGAGTCGTCCAAGAGCATGATCGGCACGGGCCAGGTCGCCACCATGATGCTCGGCTCCTGGTCGATCACCCAGCTGCGCGCCGCCGCGCCGAACAAGGACGACATCGGCTACCTGCCGTTCCCGGTGCAGGTGGACGGCAAGTTCCACTCGGCCATCGCCGGGGACTACAAGAACGGCATCAACATCCACTCGAAGAACAAGGACACCGCCCGCGCGTGGATCGACTGGTTCGCCGAGAAGTCCAACTTCGCCACGGCGGAGGGTGGGATCTCCCCGCTCAAGGACGGCCCTGAACCGGACACCCTGGCCGACTTCACCGCCGCCGGCGTCGAGTACTTCGAGGTGGACCACGCCCAGGACGCCGTCGTCACCAAGATCGACGACGCGGCCGAGATCGGACTGTACGAGCAGACCTACCGACAGGGTCTGGTCGACGCGGCACGTGGTGCGAGCGGAAAGAGCAAGCAGGACGTCTTCGACGACCTGAACACCCGCTGGGCCGAGGCCAAGGCCCTGGTCACGAAGTGACGACCCGCACCGCGCCGGCACCGACCGTCCCCTCTCGGCGGTCGGTGCCGGTTCGTCACCGCAAACGCCGGGCCGGTGCGCTGCCGTGGCTGTTCCTGGCGCTTCCACTGCTGCTGCTGGCGGTGTTCACCTACATCCCCGTCATCAGCATGGCCTGGTACAGCAGCACGTCGTGGAACGGCGTGAGCAAGCGGATGCCGTTCGTCGGCGCCGAGAACTACGTGGAGATCTTCACCAGACCGCAGCTGTTCGAGGTGTTCCTGGTCAGCCTCTACTACGTCGTCGCGGCGTTCCTGCAGCTCGGTGTGGCACTGTACTTCGCGACGCTGCTGAGCTTCCGGGTCCGGTTCGGGAACCTGTTCAAGGGCCTGCTGTTCTTCCCGTACCTGGTCAACGGTGTGGCCATCGCGTTCGTGTTCCTGTACTTCTTCCGGCCCGACGGCACGCTGGACTCGCTGCTGAATTTCGTCGGCCTGTCCGGGCACCAGTGGCTGGGCGACCCGGACACGGTGAACTACTCGCTGGCGGGCGTGTCCGTCTGGCGCTACACGGGCTTGAACTTCGTGCTGTTCCTCGGCGCCATCCAGTCCATCCCGTCGGACCTGTACGAGGCGTCCGACATGGACGGCGCGACCCGGTGGCAGCAGTTCCGGCACATCATCCTGCCCGGCATCCGACCGGTCGTGGGCCTGATGTCGATCCTGGCGCTGGCCGGGTCGCTGTCGGTGTTCGAAATCCCCTACATCATGACCGGCGGCGCGAACGGCAGCCGGACGTTCGTCATCCAGACCGTGGACATGGCCTTCCGGTTCGACAAGGTCGGCCTGGCCTCGGCGATGGCGTTCGTGCTCCTCGCGCTCGTGCTGCTGGTGACCTGGGTGCAGCGCCGCCTGTTCCCCGACGACCGGAGCACGACCCCATGACCACCACTCCCACGAGCACCCGCAAGACCGCAGTCCACAAGACCGCCACCACCCGCAAGGCCGGGCCCGTCGCCTACGTCACGCTGGTGCTCGCCGGCCTGGTC
It contains:
- a CDS encoding ABC transporter substrate-binding protein is translated as MGKFRAGVAAAAVVLVAACGTDATDSGADGKIDGKITVLTNRTDLVDTKFKEYAEQFKQLHPDVEVVFEGITDYDNEVKIRMSTDNYGDVLLIPNSITSLSDLPDYFEPLGSVSELGQKYRFVTEKAFEDKVYGLAVTGNAFGFAYNKKVWAAAGVTAPPETPEDFLDALRDIKDKTDAVPLYTNYRNGWPLTQWQDARGSVSADPQVSNKMAADDSPWAEGKTQHTIDSLLFDVVANKLAEDDPLTTDWESSKSMIGTGQVATMMLGSWSITQLRAAAPNKDDIGYLPFPVQVDGKFHSAIAGDYKNGINIHSKNKDTARAWIDWFAEKSNFATAEGGISPLKDGPEPDTLADFTAAGVEYFEVDHAQDAVVTKIDDAAEIGLYEQTYRQGLVDAARGASGKSKQDVFDDLNTRWAEAKALVTK
- a CDS encoding carbohydrate ABC transporter permease translates to MPVRHRKRRAGALPWLFLALPLLLLAVFTYIPVISMAWYSSTSWNGVSKRMPFVGAENYVEIFTRPQLFEVFLVSLYYVVAAFLQLGVALYFATLLSFRVRFGNLFKGLLFFPYLVNGVAIAFVFLYFFRPDGTLDSLLNFVGLSGHQWLGDPDTVNYSLAGVSVWRYTGLNFVLFLGAIQSIPSDLYEASDMDGATRWQQFRHIILPGIRPVVGLMSILALAGSLSVFEIPYIMTGGANGSRTFVIQTVDMAFRFDKVGLASAMAFVLLALVLLVTWVQRRLFPDDRSTTP